One Acyrthosiphon pisum isolate AL4f unplaced genomic scaffold, pea_aphid_22Mar2018_4r6ur Scaffold_21109;HRSCAF=23054, whole genome shotgun sequence DNA window includes the following coding sequences:
- the LOC103308104 gene encoding uncharacterized protein LOC103308104, whose amino-acid sequence MSDYEDTPEYPRDQQLTPKKKRQLRNECSKDERQKHRKQQYRDEWEMDPKYKNWLRPEKDDKFRGKCIQCQVSFSSELSCIKKHLASKIHTKSSISNSISTKSIMSTFLSTSKDPLDKQVKNAEIKLAAMLAEHNAAFLFIDHLVPVLKEIFPDSLICQRIQLKRTKATNIIKNVIAPSEKVALSTKLKNVKFSVLIDESTDIACQSTMCVVVRYYDIDSKMIVTRFWDLIQVYDIKDPDNIDKGATAQNL is encoded by the exons atgtcggATTATGAAGACACACCAGag tacccACGAGATCAACAATTAACGCCAAAGAAAAAAAGACAATTAAGAAATGAATGTTCCAAAGATGAAAGGCAGAAACATCGAAAGCAGCAATATCGTGATGAGTGGGAAATGGACCCTAAATACAAAAACTGGTTAAGACCAGAAAAAGATGACAAATTTCGAGGTAAATGCATACAATGTCAAGTTAGTTTTTCGTCCGAactaagttgtataaaaaaacatttagcgAGTAAAATTCATACTAAGTCGTCTATCAGTAATTCTATTTCCACAAAATCAATTATGTCCACGTTTTTATCAACTTCCAAAGATCCATTAGATAAACAAGTAAAAAATGCAGAAATTAAATTAGCTGCCATGTTAGCAGAGCATAATGCTGCTTTCTTGTTTATTGACCATTTGGTACCAGTACTAAAAGAAATATTTCCTGATTCTTTGATTTGTCAAAGAATTCAGTTAAAACGCACAAAGGCtacaaacataattaaaaatgttatcgctCCTTCGGAAAAAGTAGCATTaagtacaaaattgaaaaatgttaaattttcagTATTAATTGACGAGTCAACTGACATAGCATGTCAATCTACCATGTGTGTAGTTGTAAGATATTATGACATCGACTCGAAAATGATTGTTACTCGGTTCTGGGATTTAATACAAGTTTATGACATAAAGGATCCTGATAACATTGATAAAGGAGCTACTGCACAAAACCTTTGA
- the LOC115034803 gene encoding uncharacterized protein LOC115034803: MEDGDDVEGMEVVDDMERVEVVDDIEGVELQIEEVVEEMELVEVQIEEVVEDMEYVEVQIEEVVEDIEFVEVQRDDVDGEEVRMEEVEVVHGQVEGIEDVEVVEVFDFQVEDNEEVVEDDYQVEENEDVEVVGQPRVRAPMIYRQAGVTHPLPERHNAGALDRVCTKCNARHFSEEQTARGHFFTCCNNGQVTAAGQRALLPVPYLIQSLFIDDSQDGRRFRADVRRYNNVLAFAAFTCDANDRRLPGRGPPVWIVHGQTYRRTNNEVAVAPGNANNCQLYFLESGEANHRRLDIARQTNHELSEIVMGLLDGLLRDINPYAMAFMNMRQVWLAERALADPAAGPPRPVRMHFVEDAARDMGRNNLPTANEVAAVFVGEGGLPPRHINLVIYDTNPIDQQRRTQFIPAG; encoded by the exons ATGGAAGATGGTGATGACGTGGAAGGAATGGAGGTGGTGGACGACATGGAAAGAGTGGAGGTGGTGGACGACATAGAAGGAGTGGAGCTCCAGATAGAGGAGGTAGTTGAGGAAATGGAACTCGTGGAGGTCCAGATAGAGGAGGTGGTTGAGGACATGGAATACGTGGAGGTCCAGATAGAGGAGGTGGTTGAGGACATAGAATTCGTGGAGGTCCAGAGAGATGATGTGGATGGAGAGGAGGTCCGGATGGAGGAAGTGGAAGTGGTCCACGGTCAGGTGGAGGGGATTGAGGACGTGGAAGTAGTAGAAGTGTTTGACTTCCAGGTGGAGGACAATGAGGAAGTGGTGGAGGACGACTACCAGGTAGAAGAGAATGAGGACGTGGAAGTGGTCGGTCAACCCAGAGTGCGTGCGCCAATGATTTACCGGCAGGCGGGCGTGACACACCCGCTTCCAGAGCGGCACAACGCGGGCGCGTTGGACAGAGTCTGCACAAAGTGTAACGCCCGCCACTTCAGTGAAGAGCAAACGGCCCGGGGTCACTTCTTCACGTGTTGTAACAACGGCCAAGTGACCGCTGCAGGACAACGCGCATTGTTGCCCGTCCCTTATTTAATACAGAGTTTGTTTATAGATGATTCGCAGGATGGCCGTAGATTCCGGGCGGACGTTCGGCGGTACAACAACGTTCTGGCATTCGCTGCGTTTACCTGCGATGCAAACGACAGACGTTTGCCAGGGCGGGGACCGCCGGTGTGGATTGTGCACGGTCAGACCTATCGGAGGACCAACAATGAGGTGGCCGTTGCCCCGGGAAATGCCAACAACTGTCAGTTGTATTTCCTAGAGTCCGGAGAGGCCAACCACCGGCGCCTGGATATTGCACGACAGACAAATCACGAACTGTCCGAAATCGTGATGGGATTATTGGACGGTTTGCTGCGGGACATCAACCCGTACGCTATGGCTTTTAT GAACATGCGTCAGGTGTGGCTGGCAGAAAGAGCCCTAGCTGATCCCGCAGCTGGGCCACCTAGACCAGTCCGGATGCATTTCGTCGAAGATGCGGCCCGGGATATGGGCCGGAACAACCTGCCTACCGCAAATGAAGTTGCGGCCGTGTTCGTAGGTGAAGGTGGTCTTCCTCCCAGACACATCAATCTGGTCATCTACGACACCAATCCAATCGACCAGCAACGGAGGACGCAATTCATACCAGCGggttag